The proteins below come from a single Argentina anserina chromosome 1, drPotAnse1.1, whole genome shotgun sequence genomic window:
- the LOC126788459 gene encoding uncharacterized protein LOC126788459 yields the protein MARMPVSMTRMLLLLCLCIAAATTRTAEAAGGGGYMKYKDPKQPLNTRIKDLLSRMSLEEKIGQMTQIDRSVASAEVMKKYYIGSILSGGGSVPSKQASAETWIAMVNDFQKGSLSTRLGIPMIYGIDAVHGHNNVYKATIFPHNVGLGATRDPELVKKIGAATALEVRATGIPYVFAPCIAVCRDPRWGRCYESYSEDHKVVQAMTQIIPGLQGDLPPNSRKGVPYVEPGNKKVAACAKHYVGDGGTTKGINENNTVIDRHGLLSIHMPAYYNSIIEGVATIMVSYSSWNGVKMHANRDLVTGFLKNTLRFRGFVISDWEGIDRITSPPHANYSYSISTGINAGIDMIMVPYNYTEFIEGLTFQVKTKIIPMSRIDDAVRRILRVKFTMGLFEYPLADLSLVKQLGSQEHRELAREAVRRSLVLLKNGASADEPLLPLPKKTSKILVVGSHADNLGYQCGGWTIEWQGLSGNNLTDGTTILTAIKNTVDPRTKVVYKENPDADYVKSNDFSYAIVVVGEPPYAETFGDSLNLTLPEAGPKTITNVCGAVKCVVIVISGRPVVMQPYVPLLDALVAAWLPGSEGQGVADVLFGDYGFSGKLSRTWFKTVDQLPMNVGDPHYDPLFPFGFGLTTTPTKAN from the exons ATGGCTAGGATGCCCGTCTCCATGACAAGAATGCTTCTTCTGCTATGCTTGTGTATAGCAGCGGCGACGACGAGAACAGCAGAAGCGGCAGGTGGAGGAGGATACATGAAATACAAGGACCCGAAACAGCCCTTGAATACCAGAATCAAGGACCTACTGAGCCGGATGAGTTTAGAGGAAAAGATTGGCCAGATGACGCAGATAGATCGCAGTGTTGCTTCAGCTGAGGTCATGAAGAAGTACTACATTG GGAGTATCTTGAGCGGCGGTGGGAGTGTGCCATCAAAGCAAGCTTCTGCAGAGACTTGGATTGCAATGGTGAATGATTTTCAAAAGGGTTCTCTATCGACTCGCCTCGGTATTCCAATGATTTATGGTATTGATGCTGTTCATGGCCACAATAATGTCTATAAGGCAACAATCTTCCCTCACAATGTCGGCCTCGGAGCTACCAG GGACCCTGAACTTGTTAAGAAGATTGGAGCTGCAACTGCGCTTGAAGTTAGAGCCACAGGCATTCCATATGTCTTTGCACCTTGCATAGCG GTTTGTAGAGATCCAAGATGGGGACGCTGTTACGAAAGCTACAGCGAAGATCATAAGGTTGTTCAAGCCATGACTCAGATCATACCTGGATTACAAGGAGACTTACCACCTAACTCTAGAAAGGGTGTTCCCTATGTAGAACCTGGAAA TAAAAAGGTTGCAGCTTGTGCAAAGCATTATGTGGGTGATGGTGGAACAACCAAAGGCATCAATGAGAATAACACTGTGATAGACAGGCATGGATTGCTCAGTATTCACATGCCAGCCTACTATAACTCAATTATTGAAGGTGTTGCAACCATTATGGTATCTTACTCTAGCTGGAATGGAGTCAAAATGCATGCCAACCGTGATCTTGTCACCGGATTTCTTAAGAATACTCTCCGTTTCAGG GGTTTTGTCATCTCAGATTGGGAGGGTATTGACAGAATTACCTCACCACCTCATGCCAATTACTCATACTCGATTTCAACAGGGATCAATGCTGGCATTGACATG ATAATGGTTCCATACAACTATACAGAATTCATTGAAGGTCTAACATTCCAGGTGAAGACGAAAATAATCCCCATGAGCAGAATTGACGATGCAGTGAGACGAATTTTAAGGGTCAAGTTTACAATGGGCCTGTTTGAGTATCCGTTGGCTGATCTCAGCCTCGTCAAACAGCTTGGCAGTCAG GAACACAGAGAGTTGGCTCGTGAAGCTGTGAGGCGATCGCTAGTGCTTCTAAAAAATGGCGCATCTGCAGACGAGCCATTGCTACCCCTTCCAAAGAAGACATCAAAAATACTTGTAGTTGGAAGTCATGCAGACAATCTTGGTTATCAGTGTGGTGGTTGGACCATTGAGTGGCAAGGATTGAGTGGCAACAACCTCACTGATG GTACCACAATTCTAACCGCTATAAAGAACACAGTTGATCCAAGGACCAAAGTAGTGTACAAGGAGAATCCGGATGCTGATTACGTGAAGTCAAATGATTTCTCTTATGCCATTGTTGTCGTAGGAGAGCCACCATATGCAGAGACATTTGGTGACAGCTTAAATTTGACTCTCCCTGAAGCTGGACCAAAAACCATTACAAACGTTTGTGGAGCTGTGAAGTGCGTTGTCATTGTCATCTCCGGTCGTCCTGTTGTAATGCAACCATATGTTCCCCTGCTTGATGCGCTGGTCGCGGCATGGCTTCCGGGAAGTGAAGGCCAAGGTGTTGCTGATGTTCTGTTTGGTGACTATGGTTTCAGCGGCAAGCTTTCTCGCACTTGGTTTAAAACAGTTGATCAGCTACCTATGAATGTTGGAGATCCGCATTATGATCCTCTCTTCCCCTTTGGATTTGGCCTCACAACAACACCAACCAAAGCCAACTAG